The Desulfatirhabdium butyrativorans DSM 18734 DNA window TAATGAACAGTAAAATCAGAATTCGACTTCGGGCCTATGATCATAAATTGCTGGATCAATCGGCATTGGATATTGTTGATACAGCCAACAAAACCGGTGCAAAGGTGGTAGGCCCGATTCCCTTGCCAACCGCAATCAATAAGTACTGTGTATTGCGCTCTCCCCACGTAGATAAGAAGTCCAGAGAGCAGTTCGAGATGAGAACGCACAAACGACTTATTGATATCGTTGAGCCCACTCCACAAACCGTAGATGCGTTGATGAAGCTGGATTTATCGCCAGGCGTCGATGTTGAAATCAAACTGTAGCAGAGGAACGGAACCGGCCATGAGTAACGGATTAATTGGGAAAAAAATGGGAATGACCGGAATGTTCTCGCCCGAAGGACGATACGTACCTGTCACGGTGGTTCAGGCTGGGCCTTGTACGGTTACACAAATCAAAACGCAAACCAAAGATGGTTACAATGCGATTCAGGTAGGATTTGGTATCCAGAAGAAACAACGCTTGAATAAGCCAGTCACAGGACATCTCCAAAAATCCGGAGACCATGCCTTCTTTGTGCTAAAGGAAATTCGGGTGGAAAATCCTGATGCCTATTCCTTGGGGCAAGTCATTACCGCCGAGGTTTTTTCGATAGGGGATTATGTTGATGTGACCGGGATCAGCAAAGGAAAAGGATTTGCTGGTGTAATGCGAAGGCATGGATTTGCTGGAGGCAGAACAACGCATGGAAGCCAGTGTCATCGAATTCCCGGATCTATTGGTGCCAGTGCTTGGCCATCTAGAGTCATGAAGGGCAAGCGCCTGCCTGGTCATTATGGGCATGAGCAGGTAACAGTAAGAAATCTTCAGGTTCTGGACATTCGCGGTGAGGAAAACATACTTCTGATTAAAGGTGCCATACCTGGATCAAAGTCAGGTATTCTCAATCTTCGAAAATCCAAGAAACAACCGAAGCAGATGGCCGCGGCATAGGCCGGGTGTCATAACGACTGAAACGGGAGATCCTATGGCTGTTGTAAACGTCTACAATACGAAAGCTGAAATCATATCCCAGATTGAGCTTCGGGAAGATATTTTTAATATACCTGTTAAAAATTGCGTACTTCATAGTGTGGTCACGATGCAGTTGGCTAAGCGAAGGGCTGGAACAGCCTCTACAAAGCATCGCTCCGATGTGAAAGGGAGTACCCGCAAGCTGTTTCGCCAAAAGGGAACAGGACGTGCCAGGCGCGGGGATATCAAGAGTCCGCTTTTGCGAGGCGGCGGGTCAGTATTTGGACCCGACCCAAGATCATACGGTTATGAAGTTCCAAAGAAGGTAAAGAAATTGGCTCTGAAAATGGCTCTAAGTTCAAAATTTCAGGACAATACCTTGACTGTAATCGATAGCATAGACCTGGAATCCGTTAAAACCAAATTAATGGTAAATGTGCTTAAAGCCTTTGATATTCAAGATGCATTGATTGTCAGCCTTGGAGCCGAAGAAAAACTGGAATTGTCGGCTCGCAATATTCCGGATGTGAAGATTTTGCGAAGTGCAGGTCTAAATGTCTACGATATTCTGAAATACAACCATTTGATATTGCTTCAGCCTGCGCTACCCGCCATCGAAGGGAGACTCGGGCAATGAACTACATCGAAATTTTGAAGAGACCGGTTCTAACCGAAAAATCCAATATTCAAAAAGAAACGGCCAACCAGGTTACCTTTGAAGTGGCGTCCCAAGCAAATCGTATTCAGATACAGCAAGCTGTTGAGACAGCATTCAAAGTAAAAGTTGAATCTGTCAATACCATGCATGTTCGGGGCAAGCTCAAAAGAAGAGGTCGAATCGTCGGAAAACAACGCAATTGGAAAAAGGCCATAGTCAAGTTGGCCCCCAATCAGCGAATTGAAATTTTTGAAGGTATTTAAAGAGCGGGGATCTGAGAAATGGCCGTTAGAAGCGTAAAAGCGACATCACCGGGAAGAAGATTCCAGACCCACGCCGGTTTAGATGAGGTGGCCAATAAGGAGCCTGAAAAGGCGCTGATTTCGCCTCAAAGAAAACAGGGCGGGCGTAACGCCAATGGCCGGGTAACTGCCAGGCATCGCGGCGGTGGCGAGAGAAGACATTATCGAATCATTGATTTCAAACGCGATAAAATTGGAATACCTGCGAAGGTTGCAGCTATTGAATACGATCCCAATCGATCGTCAAGAATTGCGTTGCTTCATTATGCTGATGGAGAGAAGCGATATATTCTGGCGCCTATAGATCTAAAAGCAGGTGATACGGTGATGTCGGGGCCGGAAGCGGATATCCGTGCAGGTAATAGTCTTCCCCTGGATAAGATACCGTTAGGCTCCCAAATCCATAATATTGAATTGCGATCCGGAAAAGGTGGGCAGATTGTCCGCAGTGCGGGTACATTTGCCCAGTTGATGGCGAAAGAGGAGCGATATGCCCTCGTGAAATTGCCTTCCGGCGAGGTGCGTAAGGTTTTGCTTTCTTGTTACGCTACCATCGGTCAATTGGGTAATATCGTGCATGAAAATGTGTCGATAGGGAAAGCCGGCCGAAAACGCCATATGGGTTGGAGACCCAAAGTAAGAGGGGTTGCTATGAACCCGATCGATCATCCGATGGGCGGTGGAGAAGGGCGCTCTTCCGGTGGAAGACACCCCTGCTCTCCATGGGGTATGCCGACAAAGGGATACAAGACGAGAAAGAATAAACGGACGGATAAATATATCGTTAAGCGAAGAAATTCGAAATAGCGGTTCAATCGTTTGTCCATTTTTGCTTGCAAGACTGAAATGAATTAACTTTAAACATTCCTCGGATGAAATTTTCGATTTGAAATCGACCGGAGAGAATCAGATATCCGATAAGTGTTCTATTAAGCAGGAGAGTATATGCCACGCTCGCTAAAGAAGGGCCCATTCGTCGATCAGAAGCTGATTGGAAAAGTAGAATCTGCACAAGATGCCAGATCAAATAAAGTGATCAAGACGTGGTCCCGACGGTCTACCATCATTCCGGAAATGGTTGGCGTTACACTCGCCGTTCACAATGGGAAGAAGTTCGTTCCGGTCTTTGTGACCGAAGATATGGTCGGGCATAAACTGGGCGAGTTTTCGCCTACAAGAATTTTTTATGGACATTCCGGAGACAAGAAAACGAAGGTCAAGAAGTAAATCCGATATCGGAGACGTGCAAAGATGAGATCTGAATACCGAGCAATACTAAGGAATGCGATGATTTCTCCGCAGAAGGTCCATGTATTGGTGGATGCGATCAAAGGAAAACCTGTTGAAAAGGCCCTCGATATCCTCCGGTTCATGCCGCAAAAGAGTGCCAAAATTCTACAGAAAATTGTTCATTCTGCAGTTGCGAATGCCGATAATAAGGATAAAGTTGACGTGGATCGGTTGATTGTGGCCAATGTTACTGCGGATCAGGGAGCTACGCTCAAGCGGTTCAGTGCAAGGGCCAGAGGTAGAGGCACGAGAATATTGAAAAGAACTGCCCATATCACAGTAACATTAGCCGATAAGGCTTCGTGAAAAGGAGGAAATCGCTTGGGCCAGAAAGTCAATCCGATCGGATTAAGGCTGGGTATCGTCAAAACCTGGGAATCGAGATGGTATGCTCAGAAACAGTATTCAAAGAATATTCTTGAAGACTTTCAATTGAGAAAGTTCCTCAAAGCAAAGCTTCAGCATGCAGGCGTTTCAAAGATCGAGATCGAAAGGTCGTCCAAACGTATCCGGTTTCGAATTCATGCTGCAAGACCCGGAATCATCATTGGAAAGAAGGGTGCTGAGATAGCGACGCTTAAGCAAGAGGTTGAAAAGAGAATAGCCCAGGAAGCCATTATCGATATTCAAGAAATCCGAAAACCCGAGATTGATGCCCAGCTAGTTGCAGAAAATGTCGGTCAGCAGATTGTCAGAAGGGTCGCCTTCAGAAGAGCCATGAAGAGAGCCATATCCTCGGCCTTGCGATTCGGTGCAGAAGGAGTGAAAATCATTTGTTCAGGGCGATTGGGTGGAGCTGAAATGGCACGAACCGAGAGTTATCGTGAAGGGAGGGTTCCTCTTCATACACTACGGGCGGATATTGATTATGGGTTTGCAGAAGCTCATACGACATACGGAGTTGTTGGTATAAAAGTCTTCATTTTTAAAGGTGAAATTCTCAACAAAGAGACGCCAGAAATCGTTCAATAGTTAGACGGAGACGGAAATATGCTGAGTCCGAAGAAAGTCAAATATCGTAAACAACAACGTGGTCGAATGAGAGGTCTTTCAAAAGGCGCAACGGAATTGAATTTCGGTGAATACGGGTTGCAAGTGCTTGAGTGCGGAGCGATCAGTGCCAAACAAATTGAAGCTGCGCGTATTGCTTTGACAAGACATGTTAAAAGAGGCGGGAAGATGTGGATCCGCATTTTTCCGGATAAACCCATTACCAAAAAGCCCGCGGAAGTTCGTATGGGAAAGGGTAAAGGCGCTCCTGAAGCTTGGGTAGCCGTTGTCAAGCCGGGAAGAATTCTATACGAAATGGAAGGTATTCCTCGAGAACTTGCTCAGGAAGCGCTTCATCTTGCATCGAGCAAACTGCCTCTAAAGACGCGATTTATCGAGAGGAGTGAAGTGTAATGAAAGCTTCTGAGATTCGAAAGCTGACCGTCGATGAAATGGAACAGAGAATTGAAGGCTTGGGACAGGAAATATTCAATCTGCGATTCCAAAAAGAATTGGGTCAGCTTGAAAATGCGAACAAAATCAAGCAGCTCAAAAAAGACATCGCCCGGTATAAGACTTTGATAACCGAAAGCAAAAGATAATAAGCCATCAGAGAGTGCTTGCTGCCATGAAACAACGGGGAATGAAACGTCAGATTAATGGGATTGTTGTCAGTAACAAGATGGACAAGACAATTGTCGTTCTTGTTGAGAGGCTTATCAAACATCAAGAATACCATAAGTATATCAAAAGACAGGCGAAATATGTCGCTCACGACGAAAAAAACGCCTGCGGTGTCGGCGATAAGGTGTTGATCACCGAATCACGGCCCCTGAGTCGCACGAAGAGATGGCGGCTTAGCCAAATTATCGAAAAGGCAATCTGAGTTACAAGGAATTAGATACTATGATTCAGACAGAAACCAAACTGACGGTTGCAGATAATTCGGGCGCCAAAATAGTAAACTGCATTAAAGTCTTAGGCGGTACTCGAAGAAGATATGCAAGGGTAGGCGACATCATAGTCGTTGCTATCAAGGAAGCGATCCCCAATTCCAAGGTGAAAAAAGGGGATGTCATGAAAGCCGTTGTTGTGAGAACGAAGAAAGAGATACGCCGAGCGGACGGGACATACATTCGGTTTGACGAGAACTCCGCTGTCTTGATAAATGCCAGCCAAGAGCCAATAGGGACCCGGATATTCGGCCCAGTTGCCAGAGAATTAAGAGCTAAACGATTTATGAAGATTATTTCACTTGCTCCTGAAGTTCTGTAGAAGCGTATCGGACAGGAGATCATGGAAATGGTAATCAAGCAGAAATGCAATATGAAAAAAGACGATAAAGTTAAAGTGATCAGCGGAAAAGATGCCGGCAAAATCGGCAAGATCATAAAAGTCGATCGTAAAAAAAGCCGAATAGTCGTAGAACATGTTAATATCGTGAAGAAGCATACGCGTGCCAACGTGAAGAATTCCAAGGGAGGAATTCTTGAAACGGAAGCATCAATTCATTGGTCTAACGTGATGCTGATGTGCAATCATTGTATGGCGCCAATACGTGTTAAAATTCTTACGATGGAAGATGGGAAGAAAGTTCGGGTTTGTCGAAAATGTAACGAACAGATCGATAAGTGATACCTCCCAGGGGAAACACATGTCACAGATGAAGCAACACTACGAGGAAATTATCGTTCCTCAATTGATGGACGCATACAAATACAAGAATCGGATGCAGGTTCCTCGAATCGAAAAAATCGTTCTCAACATGGGAATGGGAATGGCGATTCAAAATGCAAAATTAATGGATTCTGCTATCGAGGAGCTCTCCGGGATCACCGGACAGAAACCCGTCATTACCAAGGCGCGGAAAGCCATTGCCGCATTTAAAATTCGTGAGGGTATGTCGATTGGCTGTATGGTGACCCTGAGACACGATAGAATGTATGATTTCTTTAACAAGCTCGTGAATATCGCGCTACCCAGAGTAAGGGATTTTCGCGGTGTATCCGGCAAAGCATTCGATGGAAGGGGAAATTACACCCTCGGTATCAAGGAACATACCATTTTCCCTGAAATTAACTACGATTCGATTGATCAGACCAAAGGTATGAATATAACAATCGTAACGAGTGCAACGAGCGATGAAGAAAGCAAAGCCTTACTGAAGATGATGGGAATGCCATTCCGGAATTGAACATCGAAAGTTCTTTCCCTTTATACAAACACGGAAAGGGTATAGGAGGAAGCGTTGGCAAAAAAGTCTCTGATGAACAAGGCGGCCCGAAAACCGAAATTTCAGGTACGCAAGTATAACCGATGTCCAATGTGTGGAAGGCCAAGGGGATTTCTTCGGAAGTTTGGGATTTGCAGAATTTGCTTTCGTAATCTTGCATCTCAGGGTAGCCTTCCCGGCGTTATCAAATCAAGCTGGTGATTACTCCAGAAACTTCCAACGATTTTGTTCAGATGGAGAAAGCAATGGCCATTACCGACCCGATTGCGGACATGCTTACACGAATTCGAAATGCCGCCAAGGCGAAAATCAACAGTGTTGATATTCCCGGTTCAAAAATGAAACTTGAAATTGCCAAGGTGATGAAACAGGAAGGATATATCCGCAATTTTAAATTCATCCAAGATCAGAAACAAGGTACTTTGCGCATTTATCTGAAATATGGACAAGGGAACGTAAATGCAATCTTCGGATTGCATCGTATTAGCAAACCGAGTCGCAGAGTATATGCCAAGGCCCAGGAAATTAAACCGGTTCTTAATGGAATGGGTATATCCATTCTCTCTACTTCCAAGGGGATTTTAACCGACAAGCAGGCTCGTCAAGATAAAATTGGCGGTGAGGTTCTCTGCAACATATGGTAGGAATGAGGTAATCCAATGTCTCGAATTGGAAAAAAACCCATTCAGATTCCTGAACGGGTCAAAATCGTTTGTCATGAAGACTTGCTCAGCATAACTGGTGAAAAAGGCGTCCTTCATCATAAGATGCACAACTCAGTTAGACTTCAAGTTGAAGATCGAAGTGCCTATGTGCAATTGAGAGAAGAAAGCCCGAATGATCATGCCATTCAGGGGATGACCAGGGCGATCGTAGCCAATATGGTGACAGGGGTTTCCTCAGGATTCGAAAGGACCCTTGAAATTGTTGGAATTGGTTATCGCGCGGCGCTGAACGGAAGAATACTCAATCTGTCCTTGGGATATTCTCATCCGGTCGAGTTTTCGCTTCCTGAAGGTGTTGAAGCATCAGTTGAAAAGAACACTATCATCACGCTTAAGGGTATTGATAAAGAAAAATTGGGGCACACCGCGGCTGCACTAAAGCGGTTGAGGCCGCCTGAACCCTATAAGGGTAAGGGTATCCGCTTTTCGACAGATAGAATCATAAAGAAGGCTGGCAAGAAGGGTACGAAATAATCGTATCAATAACTGATAGGTGTTGGGTATCCGTTCTTTGCCTGAGTTCCGATTTCGACAAAACATATCAATGTAGGAGCAAAAAATCGCGATATCTGAGAAGAACAAAAAGCTTTCCTGGATATTTCGGTTAAAAAGGACATTGAAGATGGGTAAAACCAATCCAAGAGTTGCTGCTAGAATGAAGCGGAAGCAACGCATACGAAAATCAATCTCTGGCACTCCAGATAGACCGAGGCTATGTGTTTTTCGCAGCTCAAAACACATATATGCTCAAATTATTGATGATACAAAAGGAATTACCTTAGTCTCCGCATCGACGCTCGATGAGGTTCTTCGATCACAAGGTGATACCAAAAAGAAAAAAGTCGAAAAAGCTGCGGAGGTTGGTCGGCTCATTGCGAAGAAGGCAAAAGAGAACGGTGTTACGAAAGTTGTCTTTGATCGAAATGGCTACCTGTATCACGGAAGGGTGAAAGCGGTCAGCGATGGCGCTCGGGAAAACGGACTCGAATTTTAATGAAGGAGGATTCCCCTTGGGAAAGCCGGAAATCAACGAAAGCCAGATGATAGACAAGGTAGTGCATCTCAACCGAGTCGCCAAGGTTGTGAAAGGTGGACGTAGGTTCAGCTTCAGTGCAATTGTTGTAGTGGGTGATGGGAATGGCAGCGTTGGATGCGGATTGGGTAAGGCTGGGGAAGTACCTGAAGCCATCAGGAAAGGTGTAGAGCAGGCAAAAAAGAATGTTGTTCGGGTACCTCTCACCCATGGGACCATTCCCTATGAAACGATAGGAAAATTCGGAGCAGGAAGGGTATTGCTAAAGCCAGCGTCTGAAGGCACAGGCGTTATTGCCGGGGGAGCTGTGAGAGCCATTCTGGAAGCTTGCGGCATTCAAAATATTCTGACCAAATGCATGGGCTCCCACAATCCACATAATGTGGTGAAGGCTACCATTGAAGGGCTATCCAGACTGCAAAGTCGCGAGCAAGTCGCCTCTCGAAGAGGTAAACCAATAGAAGAATTATGAATTGGGGATAGGTATGATCGATACCATTACCGTTACGCTGATCAAAAGCATGATAGGAAGACCTGAAAAGCATCGACGCATTTTAAAATCCCTGGGTCTCAAGAAAATGAATCGACCCAACACGATTCCGGATACAACTTCGACACGGGGGCAGGTTCAGAAAGTGAGTCACTTGGTACGGGTGGAGGAAAAGCAATGAAACTGCACGAACTGAAACCTGCTGAAGGTTCAAAGAAAAAGCGAAAGCGTATCGGAAGAGGAGAATCCTCGGGATATGGAAAGACCTCCGGAAAGGGCGCAAAAGGACAAAACGCCCGGTCCGGAGGTGGTGTGCGGCCCGGGTTTGAAGGCGGACAGATGCCCATCCATCGTCGTCTGCCAAAAAGAGGCTTTACGCCATACGATCAAAAAAAGATTGCGGTGGTAAATGTGAAAGATCTCTTCCGGTTTGATGCCAATTCGTTGATTGACGAGGCTGCATTACGAGGTGCTGGATTAGTGAAAGGCGTTTACGATCAGGTAAAGCTGCTCGGAAAAGGCGAAATCAGCGTTCCAGTGACGATCAAACTGCACCTAATCAGTGCTGCCGCCAGGGAAAAAATACTGGCCGCAGGCGGAACAGTTGAGGTATCTGTATGATTGGAAGCGGATTTCAAAATATTTTCCGCGTTCCTGAATTGAAGAAGCGCCTTTTCTTCACACTGGCGCTTCTTGTCGTCTATCGTGTCGGGGTCCATATCCCTGTTCCCGGAATCGACAGCATCGCATTGGCAGCCTTTTTCGCAAAAGCCAAAGGAACCTTGTTTGGTTTGTTTGATATGTTTTCGGGCGGTGCTTTCGAGAAACTTTCCGTATTCGCATTGGGAATCATGCCGTACATCAGCAGCTCGATTATTCTTCAGTTGCTTACGGTCGTCGTTCCACATCTGGAAAGATTATCCAAGGAAGGCGAACAGGGAAGAAAGAAGATTACCCAATATACCCGATATGGAACCGTTGTTTTATCGGCCATCCAGGGGTTCGGAATCAGTGTTGGTCTGGAAAGTATGGTAGCGCCGGGAGGGGCGCCCGTCGTCATGATTCCTGGATGGGCATTTCGGCTGATGACTGTTATTACCCTGACCGCAGGAACTGCGTTTATCATGTGGCTAGGTGAACAGATCACCGAAAGAGGCGTGGGTAACGGCATATCGCTGATCATCTTTGCAGGAATTATCGTTCGGATTCCGAATGCATTGAGCAACTCCTTTCATTTATTGTCAACAGGTGAACTTGGAATTTTCATGATTTTGATCATGCTCATTCTCATGGTGGTTGTGGTAGGTGTGATCATTTTTATGGAGCAAGGGCAAAGACGCATTCCCGTGCAATATGCCAAGCGCGTCGTCGGAAGGCGTTTGTATGGTGGCCAGAGCACGCATCTGCCACTTAAAATTAATACTTCCGGGGTAATACCACCGATATTTGCCAGTTCCATCATCATGTTTCCAGCCACCATCGCCAGCTTTATCCATGTTCCCTGGGTCAAGCAGATTGCGGATGCTGTCATGCCTGGAAAGATTGCCTATGAATTGTTATTCGTCGGATTCATCATATTTTTCTGTTATTTCTATACGGCGGTCACCTTTAATCCGGTTGATGTTTCTGAAAACATGAAGAAATACGGAGGATTTATTCCAGGAATCCGACCTGGGAAGAAGACGGCAGAATATATTGACCGCGTGTTGACGAGGATAACCTTGGGTGGCGCAATCTATGTCTCGGCCGTATGTGTCCTACCTTCGATATTGATCTCACAGTTTCATGTACCATTCTATTTTGGCGGGACGGCTCTGCTGATTGTTGTTGGCGTTGCCATTGATACTATGGCGCAGATGGAATCGCACATGATATCTCGAAATTATGAAGGCTTTTTGAAGAAGGGTACTGGAAAGATTCAAGGAAGACGGTAAGCTGCGGTATGCTCACCTTTAGGTCGATATAAGATATCTGAAATTGAAGTATGGAGAATGAACTTATGGCAAAGGAAGAGGCCATCCGAGTAGAAGGAAAGGTTCTCGAAACATTGCCCAATGCGATGTTTAAGGTTGAGCTGGAAAACAAACATCAGATTCTGGCGCACATTTCCGGAAAGATGCGGATGCACTTTATCAAAATTCTTCCAGGAGACAAGGTGACGGTTGAGCTTTCTCCTTACGATCTGACGAGAGGACGGATTACATACCGAGCTAAGTAACGACCTGTAACTGTATATAATTATCGTGTCGATCGCGTTATCAATTTGCAGGAACACATGGGAGCTATGAAATGAAAGTGAGAGCATCCATCAAACGAATATGCAGCAAGTGCAAAATTGTAAAAAGGAAAGGTGTTCTTCGGGTGATTTGCGAGAACAGAAGACACAAACAAAGGCAAGGCTAAGGAGGATGAACGTTGGCTAGAATCGCTGGAGTGGATTTACCAAAGCGGAAGCGCATTGAAATTGGATTGACCTATATTTTTGGTGTTGGCCGTTCAACTTCCAAAAAAATTCTCAGCAAGCTGAACATTGATCCGAACAAAAAGGTGGATCAACTGGCGGAATCTGAGGTCAACGACATTCGGAAAGCCATCGATAGTGAGTTCAAGGTAGAGGGAGAACTCAGAAGTCAAATATCTATGAGCATTAAAAGACTCATGGACCTTGGATGCTATCGTGGGCTTCGTCATCGAAAATCCCTGCCCGTCAATGGTCAGAGAACCCGGACCAATGCGAGGACCCGCAAAGGACCTCGACGATCAGCAGTCAAGAAAAAAGTTACTGCCAAGAAATAATGGGCCATCCCCCATGACAAAAGAGGCATAAGAATGGCAAAGCGTACCAAGATCAAAAAAAAGGAAAAAAAGAACATCCCTAGCGGGATCGTTCATATTCAGTCAACTTTCAACAATACAATTGTCTCGGTGACGGATCCTGGAGGCAATGTGCTGTCCTGGTCAAGCGCCGGTGTTCAAGGGTTTAAAGGATCTCGGAAAAGTACTCCATTTGCAGCTCAGATGACTGCTGAAGATGCCGTAAAGAAAGCAATGGAGTTCGGCATGAAAAATGTGGATGTTTTTGTCAAAGGACCCGGGGCCGGAAGAGAATCCGCTCTGCGCTCACTTCAATCGGCAGGACTGAATATACTTTCGATCAAAGATGTGACGCCCATTCCCCATAATGGATGCAGACCACCTAAGAGAAGACGAGTTTGATGTGATAAGGTTCAGGGAAATGGCCATCGGCAGGTAAAAGGAGGAAGACTTGGCTCGATATACCGGTTCAGCGTGCAGATTGTGCAGAAGAGAAAATCAAAAACTGTTTTTGAAAGGAGATCGGTGCTATTCGGATAAATGTGCTTTTGATAAACGCGGATTTCCTCCGGGACAGCATGGACAGCGCAGAGGTCGAAAAGTATCGGATTATGGCGTCCAGTTGAGGGAGAAACAGAAAGTTAAACGATTGTACGGGTTATCCGAAAAACAGTTCAGGATTTTTTTCGAAAGAGCTGAACGAATGAAGGGTGTTACCGGTCACAATCTGTTGATCATGCTAGAGAGAAGGCTCGACAACGTCTTGTATCGGATGGGGTTTTCAAACAGTCGCTCACAGAGCAGGCAATACCTCACCCACAGTCATTTTCTGGTAAACGGTAAAAAGGTTGATATACCTTCCTATCAGGTTAAGCCGGGGGATGTTATCGAATTGAGGGAAAAGAGCCGTAATATACAATCCATGGTGGATTCGCTCGACGCGGTTGTTCGTCGTGGTATTCCCCAATGGCTTGAGACACGTAAGGATTCCCTATCCGGTCAGGTCAAAGCACTGCCAACCAGAGAAGATATTACGACTCCAATCCAGGAGCAATTGATCGTCGAATTGTACTCGAAATAGGATGTGAAATGCCGTTGCATCACGCGAAATGTGTACGAGACGCAACGGACCTTCATTTCATTGATGGTGTATTCGAAAATATATCGTCAACAAATAAGAAGCCGCTATTCTGCAACATCGTTTGGCGGTACATCGCAAAGGTATGTCACTACCGGAATCCTCTGAAAGGAGTTCCTATCATCATGTCATCAAATGAACTCATGGCAATCAATTGGATGAATATGAAACGACCGGACAAGATCGAGGTCGCATGTTCTCCAATGTATGGAAAGTTCGTTTGTGAACCATTAGAGAGGGGATTCGGCACGACGTTAGGAAATGCCCTGCGTAGAGTGATGCTCTCTTCCCTGCATGGGGCTGCTATCGTATCCGTCAAGATTGAAGGTGTCATGCACGAGTTTAGTGCGATACCCGGTGTGTACGAAGATGTGTCGGAAATCATTCTCAATCTTAAAGAAGTCCGTCTGAAGGTTTCGGATCCTTCTCCAAAGGAATTGACACTGTCATTGAGGGGAATCCGGAATGCCACGGCAGGTGATATCGTGAGCCCTGATGGCCGTTGCGAGATCCTGAATCCGGATCTCCATATTGCGTCGCTCACGGATGAAGATTCAAAACTGGAGATGGTATTCACGGTTAAAACCGATAAAGGATACTCTCTTTCCGAGAACAATAAGGATGAGAATTTCCCTGTCGGGACAATTCCAATTGACGCGATTTTCTC harbors:
- the rpsJ gene encoding 30S ribosomal protein S10, encoding MLMNSKIRIRLRAYDHKLLDQSALDIVDTANKTGAKVVGPIPLPTAINKYCVLRSPHVDKKSREQFEMRTHKRLIDIVEPTPQTVDALMKLDLSPGVDVEIKL
- the rplC gene encoding 50S ribosomal protein L3; the encoded protein is MSNGLIGKKMGMTGMFSPEGRYVPVTVVQAGPCTVTQIKTQTKDGYNAIQVGFGIQKKQRLNKPVTGHLQKSGDHAFFVLKEIRVENPDAYSLGQVITAEVFSIGDYVDVTGISKGKGFAGVMRRHGFAGGRTTHGSQCHRIPGSIGASAWPSRVMKGKRLPGHYGHEQVTVRNLQVLDIRGEENILLIKGAIPGSKSGILNLRKSKKQPKQMAAA
- the rplD gene encoding 50S ribosomal protein L4, translating into MAVVNVYNTKAEIISQIELREDIFNIPVKNCVLHSVVTMQLAKRRAGTASTKHRSDVKGSTRKLFRQKGTGRARRGDIKSPLLRGGGSVFGPDPRSYGYEVPKKVKKLALKMALSSKFQDNTLTVIDSIDLESVKTKLMVNVLKAFDIQDALIVSLGAEEKLELSARNIPDVKILRSAGLNVYDILKYNHLILLQPALPAIEGRLGQ
- the rplW gene encoding 50S ribosomal protein L23 — its product is MNYIEILKRPVLTEKSNIQKETANQVTFEVASQANRIQIQQAVETAFKVKVESVNTMHVRGKLKRRGRIVGKQRNWKKAIVKLAPNQRIEIFEGI
- the rplB gene encoding 50S ribosomal protein L2 translates to MAVRSVKATSPGRRFQTHAGLDEVANKEPEKALISPQRKQGGRNANGRVTARHRGGGERRHYRIIDFKRDKIGIPAKVAAIEYDPNRSSRIALLHYADGEKRYILAPIDLKAGDTVMSGPEADIRAGNSLPLDKIPLGSQIHNIELRSGKGGQIVRSAGTFAQLMAKEERYALVKLPSGEVRKVLLSCYATIGQLGNIVHENVSIGKAGRKRHMGWRPKVRGVAMNPIDHPMGGGEGRSSGGRHPCSPWGMPTKGYKTRKNKRTDKYIVKRRNSK
- the rpsS gene encoding 30S ribosomal protein S19 encodes the protein MPRSLKKGPFVDQKLIGKVESAQDARSNKVIKTWSRRSTIIPEMVGVTLAVHNGKKFVPVFVTEDMVGHKLGEFSPTRIFYGHSGDKKTKVKK
- the rplV gene encoding 50S ribosomal protein L22, with translation MRSEYRAILRNAMISPQKVHVLVDAIKGKPVEKALDILRFMPQKSAKILQKIVHSAVANADNKDKVDVDRLIVANVTADQGATLKRFSARARGRGTRILKRTAHITVTLADKAS
- the rpsC gene encoding 30S ribosomal protein S3, with the translated sequence MGQKVNPIGLRLGIVKTWESRWYAQKQYSKNILEDFQLRKFLKAKLQHAGVSKIEIERSSKRIRFRIHAARPGIIIGKKGAEIATLKQEVEKRIAQEAIIDIQEIRKPEIDAQLVAENVGQQIVRRVAFRRAMKRAISSALRFGAEGVKIICSGRLGGAEMARTESYREGRVPLHTLRADIDYGFAEAHTTYGVVGIKVFIFKGEILNKETPEIVQ
- the rplP gene encoding 50S ribosomal protein L16 — protein: MLSPKKVKYRKQQRGRMRGLSKGATELNFGEYGLQVLECGAISAKQIEAARIALTRHVKRGGKMWIRIFPDKPITKKPAEVRMGKGKGAPEAWVAVVKPGRILYEMEGIPRELAQEALHLASSKLPLKTRFIERSEV
- the rpmC gene encoding 50S ribosomal protein L29, with amino-acid sequence MKASEIRKLTVDEMEQRIEGLGQEIFNLRFQKELGQLENANKIKQLKKDIARYKTLITESKR
- the rpsQ gene encoding 30S ribosomal protein S17 yields the protein MKQRGMKRQINGIVVSNKMDKTIVVLVERLIKHQEYHKYIKRQAKYVAHDEKNACGVGDKVLITESRPLSRTKRWRLSQIIEKAI
- the rplN gene encoding 50S ribosomal protein L14, translated to MIQTETKLTVADNSGAKIVNCIKVLGGTRRRYARVGDIIVVAIKEAIPNSKVKKGDVMKAVVVRTKKEIRRADGTYIRFDENSAVLINASQEPIGTRIFGPVARELRAKRFMKIISLAPEVL
- the rplX gene encoding 50S ribosomal protein L24 — its product is MEMVIKQKCNMKKDDKVKVISGKDAGKIGKIIKVDRKKSRIVVEHVNIVKKHTRANVKNSKGGILETEASIHWSNVMLMCNHCMAPIRVKILTMEDGKKVRVCRKCNEQIDK